One region of Sulfurisphaera ohwakuensis genomic DNA includes:
- a CDS encoding TIGR00304 family membrane protein, whose amino-acid sequence MSELLFAIGLTAIFLGLILVMVGLFLEFTKSEKRRAEEEENRQGEQRSEYGGVIFIGPIPIVFGSNKKIAKTMLILGIIIFIIFLILTIVITYL is encoded by the coding sequence ATGAGTGAGTTACTATTTGCTATTGGCTTGACTGCAATATTTTTGGGTCTCATATTAGTAATGGTAGGTCTCTTCTTAGAATTTACGAAGAGTGAAAAAAGAAGAGCAGAAGAGGAAGAAAATAGGCAAGGAGAACAAAGAAGCGAATATGGAGGAGTTATATTTATAGGACCTATTCCTATAGTTTTTGGAAGCAATAAAAAAATAGCAAAAACTATGTTAATTTTAGGTATAATAATATTTATTATCTTTTTAATACTTACTATTGTTATAACATACCTCTAG
- a CDS encoding Glu/Leu/Phe/Val family dehydrogenase, which yields MNSAVQETLTSNLYDQQVKKLYHVGEILGLTEDVLQVLSTPERVIQVKIEIKGADGKVKTFVGWRSQHNSALGPYKGGVRYHPDVTQDEVIALSMMMTWKNSLLQLPYGGGKGGIRVDPSKLTKEELEALSRRYVDALYKYIGSDIDIPAPDVNTNPQIMAWYLDEYIKITGKADFAVFTGKPIELGGLPARIYSTGLGVATIAKASAKKFLGGIEGATVIIQGFGNVGTYTAKFLQEMGAKIIGVSDSKGGVIDPNGIDVQKIIEIKETTGSVINYPSGKKVTNDELLISECDILIPAALENVINKFNAPKVKTKLIVEGANGPLTADADAIMKERGIPVVPDILANAGGVVGSYVEWANNKMGEIMSEEEARKLIIQRMENAFEGVYQKYNKLGDQDLRTAAMAISIERVVNAMKARGML from the coding sequence ATGAATTCAGCAGTCCAAGAAACCCTTACCTCAAATCTTTATGATCAACAAGTTAAAAAGTTATATCATGTAGGTGAAATCCTAGGCCTAACAGAAGATGTTTTACAAGTTTTATCAACACCAGAAAGAGTAATCCAGGTAAAAATCGAAATAAAAGGAGCTGATGGTAAAGTAAAAACATTTGTAGGATGGAGATCACAACACAACAGTGCATTAGGTCCTTACAAAGGTGGAGTAAGATATCATCCAGATGTTACACAAGACGAAGTTATAGCGTTGTCAATGATGATGACATGGAAAAACTCATTACTTCAACTACCTTATGGCGGTGGAAAAGGAGGTATAAGGGTCGATCCTTCAAAGCTAACGAAAGAAGAGTTAGAAGCATTATCCCGCAGATATGTAGATGCACTATATAAATATATTGGAAGTGATATAGATATACCAGCACCAGATGTAAATACTAATCCACAGATTATGGCCTGGTATTTAGATGAGTACATAAAAATAACTGGAAAAGCAGATTTTGCAGTATTCACTGGTAAACCTATAGAACTGGGAGGATTACCTGCACGAATATACAGTACTGGACTTGGTGTAGCTACAATAGCTAAAGCTTCAGCTAAAAAATTCTTAGGTGGAATTGAAGGTGCTACAGTAATAATCCAAGGATTTGGAAATGTGGGTACTTATACAGCAAAATTCTTGCAAGAAATGGGTGCAAAAATAATTGGGGTAAGCGATTCTAAAGGTGGTGTGATAGATCCTAATGGTATTGATGTTCAAAAAATAATAGAAATAAAAGAAACAACTGGTTCGGTAATTAATTACCCATCTGGTAAGAAAGTCACAAATGACGAATTACTAATATCTGAATGTGATATTCTTATCCCAGCAGCCTTAGAAAATGTAATAAACAAGTTTAATGCACCAAAAGTAAAGACTAAATTAATTGTAGAAGGGGCTAATGGACCTCTTACTGCAGATGCAGATGCTATAATGAAAGAAAGAGGAATACCAGTAGTTCCAGATATTTTAGCTAATGCTGGAGGTGTTGTTGGAAGTTACGTAGAATGGGCTAATAATAAAATGGGAGAAATAATGAGCGAAGAAGAAGCCAGAAAATTAATTATACAAAGGATGGAAAACGCATTTGAAGGAGTATATCAAAAGTATAACAAACTAGGTGATCAAGACCTAAGGACAGCTGCAATGGCAATTTCAATTGAAAGAGTAGTAAATGCTATGAAAGCTAGAGGTATGTTATAA
- a CDS encoding NUDIX hydrolase, with amino-acid sequence MEYPLVAVGGVIFNKDRKVLLVKRKNPPNKGSWAIPGGKVKYGETLEEAVKREIKEETNLNVKVKELLAIVEIIKEGFHYIILDFICENIEGELMANSDAEDARFFSFDELINIAVSPTTIEMLKRYFDGEKTPIIITERSTQISK; translated from the coding sequence ATGGAATATCCTTTAGTAGCAGTAGGAGGGGTTATTTTCAATAAAGATAGAAAAGTTTTACTTGTTAAAAGAAAAAATCCACCAAATAAAGGTAGTTGGGCTATACCTGGGGGAAAAGTAAAATATGGTGAAACATTAGAAGAAGCTGTCAAGAGAGAGATTAAAGAAGAGACAAACTTAAATGTAAAGGTAAAGGAGTTATTAGCTATAGTTGAAATAATTAAGGAAGGTTTTCATTATATTATTCTAGATTTTATATGTGAAAATATTGAAGGAGAACTTATGGCAAATAGTGATGCAGAAGATGCTAGATTTTTCTCCTTTGATGAATTAATAAACATAGCGGTTAGTCCTACTACTATAGAAATGTTAAAAAGATATTTTGATGGCGAAAAAACGCCAATTATAATAACGGAAAGATCTACTCAAATCTCCAAGTAG